In Stomoxys calcitrans chromosome 2, idStoCalc2.1, whole genome shotgun sequence, the following proteins share a genomic window:
- the LOC106081002 gene encoding uncharacterized protein LOC106081002 isoform X1, which translates to MYHERSFVSMLLMKPTNMATVLWDLKSIFKWEIPKIVMTPGQEFELRNVFNKEVIAVVFMPLNFDALLYDTCAQLFNNTRQTRIVVAAEDSKASQTQFEKQLLQAAESYKMTRVILAYLNSKGGELSSYIKLQPYPNYQWSNPTNNDYFYPEYWRNLHRKKVIVFAEQSIPGVFLFKDSKGNIQYSGHLGKLIELFVQYYNGTMQPYQTPKVDKSTFYTNIKELMEEELIDIPMTTDSGVYDKWHRKSACIEVTQIKLMVPCPSPLTTPELFPLLLDVKFIGSLIIGTVVFSFIHSLFDWIFGEMVEPWSFLLDDKGLPSLLGQSFAARVSPRLSLKILYLIMFFAGLYTYMHFGAKMKTLFTTPPYHRHIENFQELNRSPVTILVPDTVFGEPPHPIDKLIRTKDNAFFQEMRQSLNTSYGYITSLNSWELLKQIQRGISHKKFCLYNNLTVKSPMLMAFRLQRNSVYKEPLDALIHRVHDVGLVQAWYSQTFADMLKQKEIKFKYSTEVPGASALNVGDLRWLWIILTICLLFDTVVFFVEILIGHYVGPWG; encoded by the coding sequence AATGGGAAATACCTAAAATCGTAATGACACCAGGTCAAGAGTTTGAATTGAGAAATGTCTTCAACAAGGAGGTCATTGCTGTTGTCTTCATGCCTTTGAATTTTGATGCACTTCTATACGACACCTGCGCTCAGCTGTTTAATAACACGCGGCAAACTAGAATTGTGGTGGCTGCAGAGGATTCAAAAGCCTCTCAAACTCAATTCGAGAAGCAGCTACTTCAAGCAGCTGAGAGTTATAAAATGACCCGAGTTATACTAGCATATCTTAATTCTAAGGGAGGAGAGTTGTCCTCATATATAAAATTGCAACCCTATCCCAACTATCAGTGGAGCAATCCAACAAACAATGATTACTTCTATCCCGAGTATTGGCGAAATTTGCACCGGAAAAAGGTTATTGTCTTTGCTGAGCAATCCATACCAGGAGTTTTTCTTTTCAAGGATTCCAAGGGAAATATCCAGTACAGCGGCCATTTGGGTAAACTAATTGAACTGTTTGTCCAATACTACAATGGAACAATGCAGCCATATCAAACACCCAAGGTTGATAAGTCCACATTTTATACCAACATCAAAGAGTTGATGGAAGAAGAACTTATCGATATCCCCATGACTACCGATAGCGGTGTTTATGACAAATGGCACCGCAAATCCGCCTGCATAGAGGTAACACAGATCAAACTAATGGTACCTTGTCCCAGTCCGCTTACTACACCTGAACTCTTTCCTCTGCTGTTGGATGTGAAATTCATTGGAAGCCTTATTATTGGCACTGTTGTCTTTTCGTTTATCCATTCATTGTTCGATTGGATCTTTGGAGAAATGGTGGAACCTTGGAGCTTTTTATTAGATGACAAGGGTTTGCCAAGTCTATTGGGGCAATCCTTTGCGGCCAGGGTATCTCCTAGATTATCTCTAAAGATTTTATACCTCATTATGTTCTTCGCAGGCCTGTATACTTATATGCATTTTGGAGCAAAAATGAAGACACTCTTCACCACACCCCCCTATCACAGACACATAGAAAACTTTCAAGAGCTGAACAGATCACCGGTGACAATACTGGTGCCGGATACTGTCTTTGGCGAACCACCTCATCCCATAGACAAGTTGATTCGAACGAAGGATAATGCCTTTTTTCAGGAAATGCGTCAAAGCTTGAACACTTCGTATGGTTATATAACTTCCCTAAACTCATGGGAGTTGCTGAAGCAAATACAACGGGGCATCTCGcataaaaagttttgtttataCAACAACCTAACAGTGAAATCACCCATGCTAATGGCCTTTCGTCTACAGAGAAATTCGGTATATAAAGAACCCTTGGATGCGCTTATTCATCGCGTACATGACGTGGGTCTAGTGCAAGCCTGGTATTCACAGACTTTTGCGGATATGTTGAAACAGAAGgaaatcaaatttaaatattccaCTGAAGTGCCAGGAGCATCCGCTCTAAATGTTGGCGATTTAAGGTGGTTGTGGATAATATTGACCATATGTTTGCTGTTTGACACTGTGGtattttttgtggaaattttaatTGGCCATTACGTTGGACCTTGGGGTTAA
- the LOC106081000 gene encoding uncharacterized protein LOC106081000: protein MKDLLKLVIGLFVTAFFTLLLVLDVVLCENSEWKYPTNLADLLLDIYNERPFVSMLLIKPTTIAEVPWDLKTIFQWEIPKIIMKPGQEFELRKLFNKEVIAVVFMPSNFDAVLFDTCAQLFNDTRQTRIVVATEDLKTSQTLFEEELLQASEIYKMTRIMLSYLNSKGGELSSYLRLQPYPNYQWRNPTNNGYFYPEYWRNLHRKKVVVFAEQSIPRVFLFKDPVGNIQYSGYLAKLVALFVQRYNGTMQPYQPPILDKYSFYSDIKELMEQQLIDIPMTLESGIDDGVDEKLHRKSDCIEVTQIKLMVPCPSPRSIPELYHLLLDLDFIGSLTIGTIIFSSTHSLFDWIFGEMVQPWSFLLNDKGLPSLLGQAYAARVSPRASLKILYLIMFFTGLYTNMRFGAKMKTLFTTPPYHRHIENFEELNRSPVTILVPENAYEEPPYPIEKLMITKDSNLFQEMRQSLNTSYGYFTSLSTWQTFKQMQRAIYDKIFCIYDNLTITSPRIMAFRLQRNSLFKEPLDVLIHRVHDAGLMQAWYSQTFADLLKQKEIQFIYNTDLPGAFALNVGDLCWLWITLAVSLLIDFLVFFVEILIHRYV, encoded by the coding sequence ATGAAAGATTTGCTTAAATTGGTTATTGGTTTATTTGTTACGGCCTTTTTCACTTTATTATTGGTCCTAGATGTTGTTTTATGTGAAAATTCCGAATGGAAATATCCAACAAACTTGGCAGACTTATTACTAGACATTTACAACGAAAGACCCTTTGTGTCTATGCTGCTGATAAAACCGACTACCATAGCGGAGGTTCCATGGGATCTGAAAACCATATTTCAATGGGAGATACCAAAAATCATAATGAAACCGGGTCAAGAGTTTGAATtgagaaaactcttcaacaaggAAGTCATTGCTGTTGTTTTCATgccttcaaattttgatgcAGTTCTATTCGACACTTGTGCTCAACTCTTCAATGATACACGTCAAACTAGAATTGTGGTGGCTACAGAGgatttaaaaacttctcaaaCACTATTTGAGGAGGAGCTACTTCAGGCATCCGAGATTTATAAAATGACCCGTATTATGCTATCATATCTTAACTCTAAGGGAGGAGAGTTGTCCTCATATCTAAGATTGCAGCCCTATCCCAATTACCAGTGGAGAAATCCAACAAACAATGGTTACTTCTATCCCGAGTATTGGCGAAATTTGCACCGCAAAAAGGTTGTTGTCTTTGCTGAGCAATCAATTCCTCGCGTTTTTCTTTTCAAAGATCCAGTGGGCAATATCCAATACAGCGGTTATTTAGCTAAGCTTGTTGCATTGTTTGTCCAACGCTACAATGGAACAATGCAGCCATATCAACCGCCTATACTGGATAAGTACAGTTTTTATAGTGACATCAAAGAGTTGATGGAACAACAGCTTATCGACATACCCATGACTCTCGAAAGCGGCATCGATGATGGTGTAGATGAGAAATTGCACCGCAAATCCGATTGCATAGAGGTAACACAGATCAAACTAATGGTACCTTGTCCCAGTCCTCGTAGCATACCTGAACTCTATCACCTGTTGCTGGACTTGGATTTCATTGGCAGCCTGACCATAGGTACCATCATCTTTTCCTCGACACATTCCCTCTTTGATTGGATCTTTGGGGAAATGGTGCAACCTTGGAGCTTTTTATTGAATGACAAAGGCCTGCCTAGTTTATTGGGACAAGCTTATGCGGCTAGAGTGTCTCCCAGAGCGTCTTTAAAGATTTTATACCTCATCATGTTTTTCACAGGTCTGTATACCAACATGCGTTTTGGGGCAAAAATGAAGACACTCTTCACCACACCACCCTATCACAGGCACATAGAAAACTTTGAGGAGCTGAATAGATCACCGGTGACAATACTGGTGCCGGAAAATGCCTACGAAGAACCACCATATCCCATAGAGAAACTAATGATAACTAAAGACAGTAACTTATTTCAGGAGATGCGTCAAAGTTTGAATACCTCCTATGGGTACTTCACTTCCCTGAGCACATGGCAGACGTTTAAGCAAATGCAGCGGGCCATCTACGATAAGATTTTTTGCATCTACGACAATCTGACCATTACATCCCCCAGAATAATGGCCTTCCGTCTACAGAGGAATTCGTTATTCAAAGAACCCTTGGATGTGCTTATTCATCGGGTGCATGATGCTGGTCTAATGCAAGCCTGGTATTCGCAGACCTTTGCGGATTTGTTGAAACAAAAGGAAATTCAATTCATATACAACACTGACCTCCCAGGGGCTTTCGCTCTAAATGTTGGCGATTTATGTTGGCTATGGATTACATTGGCTGTGAGTTTGCTGATTgactttttggtattttttgtggaaattttaatTCATCGATATGTGTAG